The following are encoded in a window of Pseudomonas sp. JQ170C genomic DNA:
- a CDS encoding lipid-transfer protein: MSQKVIVAGVGMIPFAKPGQSGTYIEMGAQAIRQALQDAGLDYRKVQQAYAGYVYGDSTSGQSALYEVGMTGIPVINVNNNCGSGSSALYLARQAVESGAVDCALAFGFEQMQPGALKSHWLDRPITYGKGHEVADAIFPEGREMPDALKFFGGAGKEHMEKYGTKMETFAAIRAKASRHGANNPLSVFKKVLTTEDVMADQVIFPGVMTRLMACPPTCGGAAAIVVSERFAKQHGLRTDVCILAQALVTDQPHAFDPPSLISIVGVGMTRQAATEVYEKAGVGPEEIRICELHDCFAHNELLTYEGLGFCPEGEAEKFVMDGDNTYGGQVVINPSGGLLSKGHPLGATGLAQCYELTHQLRGTADKRQVENIRHALQHNLGLGGAGIVTLFGHG; encoded by the coding sequence ATGTCGCAGAAAGTAATTGTTGCCGGTGTCGGCATGATCCCGTTTGCCAAACCCGGCCAGAGCGGTACCTACATCGAAATGGGCGCACAAGCCATTCGCCAGGCACTGCAGGATGCCGGCCTCGACTACCGCAAGGTGCAACAGGCCTACGCCGGGTACGTGTACGGCGACTCCACCAGCGGCCAGTCGGCGCTGTATGAAGTGGGCATGACCGGCATTCCGGTGATCAACGTCAACAACAACTGCGGCAGCGGTTCTTCCGCGCTCTACCTGGCGCGCCAGGCCGTGGAAAGCGGCGCCGTGGACTGCGCCCTGGCGTTTGGCTTCGAGCAGATGCAACCCGGTGCCCTCAAGTCCCATTGGCTCGACCGCCCGATCACCTACGGCAAGGGCCATGAAGTGGCCGACGCGATCTTCCCTGAAGGCCGTGAAATGCCGGACGCCCTGAAGTTCTTCGGCGGTGCGGGCAAGGAGCACATGGAGAAATACGGCACGAAGATGGAAACCTTCGCCGCCATTCGCGCCAAGGCCAGCCGCCATGGCGCCAACAATCCGCTGTCGGTGTTCAAGAAGGTGCTCACCACCGAAGACGTCATGGCCGACCAGGTGATTTTCCCTGGCGTCATGACCCGCCTGATGGCGTGCCCACCGACCTGCGGGGGCGCGGCGGCCATCGTCGTTTCCGAGCGGTTCGCCAAGCAGCACGGCCTGCGTACCGATGTGTGCATCCTGGCCCAGGCGCTGGTGACCGATCAGCCGCACGCCTTCGATCCGCCTTCGCTGATCAGCATCGTTGGGGTCGGCATGACTCGTCAGGCAGCGACAGAGGTGTACGAGAAAGCCGGCGTCGGTCCGGAAGAGATCCGCATCTGCGAGCTGCACGACTGCTTCGCCCATAACGAGCTGCTGACCTACGAGGGGCTGGGTTTCTGTCCTGAAGGCGAAGCCGAAAAGTTCGTGATGGACGGTGACAACACCTATGGTGGGCAAGTGGTGATCAACCCGTCCGGCGGCCTGCTTTCCAAAGGCCACCCACTGGGCGCCACCGGCCTGGCCCAATGCTACGAGCTGACCCATCAGCTGCGCGGCACCGCCGACAAGCGCCAGGTGGAAAACATCCGCCACGCCTTGCAGCACAACCTGGGGTTGGGCGGCGCGGGCATCGTGACGCTGTTCGGCCACGGCTGA
- a CDS encoding DUF1329 domain-containing protein, which yields MKASTIITGAGLTLALLASSVMAAVSEQEAAQLGTTLTPLGAQKEGNADKSIPAWDGGLKPGAAAVDSKGFLGDPFKNEKPLFTITAANVQQYKDKLTPGQLAMFQRYPDTYKIPVFPTHRTAAAPVGIYAAAKKSAVNVQSVNEGTGLSNFSDSRYYAFPIPKNGVEVYWNYVTRFRGENVERWSVQAVPQVNGDYTIVETHDQNSFPQYMDGVDLQAEKNILYYYIFAVNAPARLAGTVSMAHETIDQVTEPRKAWTYNAGQRRVRRAPQLAYDAPGLASDGMRTSDNADMMNGSPDRYDWKLIGKKEMYIPYNNYRLQSPSLKYADIIKPGHINQDLTRYELHRVWHVQATLKAGQRHIYAKRDMYFDEDTWTLAEVDHYDGRGQLWRVGENYTYNNFEKGLNAPAAQGFYDLLAGRYIVATLSNEAKLAPQYGNRTKLADFTPAALRNAGIR from the coding sequence ATGAAAGCAAGCACGATCATCACCGGCGCGGGCCTGACGCTCGCCCTGCTGGCCAGCAGCGTCATGGCCGCCGTCAGCGAACAGGAAGCGGCGCAACTGGGCACGACCCTGACGCCACTGGGCGCGCAGAAGGAAGGCAACGCCGACAAGAGCATTCCCGCCTGGGACGGCGGCCTCAAGCCTGGCGCGGCAGCCGTGGACAGCAAGGGTTTCCTGGGTGACCCGTTCAAGAACGAGAAGCCGCTGTTCACCATCACCGCGGCCAATGTCCAGCAGTACAAGGACAAGCTGACCCCCGGCCAGCTCGCCATGTTCCAGCGCTATCCGGACACCTACAAAATCCCGGTCTTCCCGACCCACCGTACCGCTGCGGCGCCGGTGGGCATCTACGCGGCGGCGAAGAAAAGTGCGGTCAATGTGCAGTCGGTCAACGAAGGCACCGGCCTGAGCAACTTTTCCGACTCGCGTTACTACGCCTTCCCGATCCCCAAGAACGGCGTTGAAGTCTACTGGAACTACGTGACGCGTTTTCGCGGCGAGAACGTCGAGCGCTGGTCGGTCCAGGCGGTGCCGCAGGTCAATGGCGACTACACCATCGTCGAGACCCACGACCAGAACAGCTTCCCGCAGTACATGGATGGCGTGGACCTGCAGGCCGAGAAAAACATCCTCTATTACTACATCTTCGCCGTGAACGCGCCGGCGCGCCTGGCCGGTACGGTGTCGATGGCCCATGAAACCATCGACCAGGTCACCGAGCCGCGCAAGGCCTGGACCTACAACGCGGGCCAACGCCGTGTTCGTCGCGCGCCACAACTGGCGTACGACGCCCCGGGCCTTGCCTCGGACGGCATGCGCACGTCCGACAACGCCGACATGATGAACGGCTCTCCCGATCGCTATGACTGGAAGCTGATCGGCAAGAAGGAGATGTACATCCCGTACAACAACTACAGGCTGCAGTCGCCGAGCCTGAAGTACGCGGACATCATCAAGCCTGGTCATATCAATCAGGACCTGACCCGTTACGAGCTGCATCGTGTGTGGCATGTGCAGGCGACCTTGAAGGCCGGCCAGCGGCACATTTATGCCAAGCGCGATATGTACTTTGATGAAGACACCTGGACGCTGGCCGAGGTGGATCATTACGACGGTCGCGGGCAGTTGTGGCGGGTGGGTGAGAACTATACCTACAACAATTTCGAGAAGGGTTTGAATGCGCCGGCGGCGCAAGGGTTCTATGACTTGCTGGCCGGTCGTTACATTGTCGCGACCTTGAGCAATGAGGCGAAGCTGGCGCCGCAGTACGGGAATCGGACCAAGCTGGCGGATTTCACGCCGGCGGCGTTGCGCAATGCGGGTATTCGGTGA
- a CDS encoding SDR family NAD(P)-dependent oxidoreductase: MKKLEGKVALVTGSGRGIGRSVALKLASDGARVVVNDLDAGPAEEVIAQIRALGGEAVACVGSVTAVDFADRFVKTAVDNYGTIDIIVNNAGYTWDNVIQKMSDEQWYAIIDCHITAPFRILRAAQPIISAMAKKEAAEGRVVNRKVVNIASTSAGGNPGQVNYSTAKAGVLGMTKCLAKEWGRMKVTVNAVAFGHIETRQTQPVEGDPHFINIEGREIKVGISPAIVEQSKSMIPLGRPGNTEEAAGAVYLFCIPESDYVSGQVLVCGGGLGNV, encoded by the coding sequence ATGAAAAAGCTCGAAGGCAAAGTTGCCCTGGTCACCGGCTCCGGTCGTGGCATCGGGCGCAGTGTCGCGCTGAAACTGGCCAGTGACGGCGCGCGCGTGGTGGTCAACGACCTGGACGCGGGCCCCGCTGAAGAAGTGATTGCGCAAATCCGTGCCCTGGGCGGCGAAGCCGTTGCCTGCGTGGGCAGCGTCACTGCGGTGGATTTCGCCGACCGCTTCGTCAAGACCGCCGTCGACAACTACGGCACCATCGACATCATCGTCAACAACGCCGGCTACACCTGGGACAACGTGATCCAGAAGATGAGCGACGAGCAGTGGTACGCGATCATCGACTGCCACATCACGGCGCCGTTCCGCATCCTGCGTGCTGCCCAGCCGATCATCAGCGCCATGGCCAAGAAAGAGGCCGCCGAAGGTCGCGTGGTCAATCGCAAGGTGGTCAACATCGCGTCCACCTCCGCGGGCGGCAACCCGGGCCAGGTCAACTACTCGACGGCCAAGGCCGGCGTGTTGGGCATGACCAAGTGCCTGGCCAAGGAGTGGGGACGCATGAAGGTCACCGTCAACGCTGTTGCCTTCGGCCACATCGAAACCCGCCAGACGCAGCCGGTGGAAGGCGATCCGCATTTCATCAACATCGAAGGTCGCGAGATCAAGGTGGGCATCAGCCCGGCGATTGTCGAGCAGTCCAAGAGCATGATTCCGCTGGGGCGTCCGGGCAACACCGAGGAAGCGGCCGGTGCCGTGTACCTGTTCTGCATTCCGGAGTCCGATTACGTCAGCGGCCAGGTCCTGGTCTGCGGCGGTGGCCTGGGTAACGTCTGA
- a CDS encoding class I adenylate-forming enzyme family protein translates to MKMNFARTFAQLALRYGDHEALVNIERNRRYSFAGLHRLTNRIVNMMRERLQLRRGDVYLCMLENDNLSLLHTWTALKGEAAVAYTNLRDAQDEHRAQVELLRPKVVFLENLLLERYFDWLHAAGITVVCMDPPAVPREGLYSFDALLEGIGDHDPGIQSDTREDVLVYRFTGGTTGKSKCAQYTLDNWLACRDAFYAESEQAFDAATRLLHMAPISHGSGLSLLATLFRGGCTLTQNAPDLALWCRNIEAERVTVGSLVPTLLYRLLDLPAATDHDLSSLQTVYYGAAPMSPSRLAQLQQRFGNLFVQIYGATECLQPVATLGKADHLLASEAGRLASAGRVAPGVEVMIVDEHGFELDAGGTGEVWLRSRATIGGYHGNPEATAAEFTEGFWKSGDLGYIDEQGYLFIVDRKKDMIITGGFNVYAVEVEAALNAHPDVALSAVVGIPHAQWGEAVHAEVVARAGTQPSLEALIEHVKARLGRFKAPKSVVLVNELPISPVGKVLRRQVRDKYWKDQARSVS, encoded by the coding sequence ATGAAGATGAACTTCGCACGCACCTTCGCCCAGCTCGCCCTTCGCTACGGCGATCATGAGGCGCTGGTCAACATCGAGCGCAACCGCCGCTACAGCTTTGCCGGGCTTCACCGGCTGACCAACCGAATCGTCAACATGATGCGCGAGCGGCTGCAGCTCAGGCGCGGTGACGTTTACCTGTGCATGCTGGAGAACGATAACCTGTCGCTGCTGCACACCTGGACCGCGCTCAAGGGCGAGGCGGCCGTGGCCTACACCAACCTGCGTGACGCGCAGGACGAGCACAGGGCCCAGGTCGAGTTGCTGCGGCCCAAGGTGGTGTTCCTGGAGAACCTGCTGCTCGAGCGCTACTTCGACTGGCTGCACGCCGCAGGCATTACGGTGGTGTGCATGGACCCGCCGGCTGTCCCACGCGAGGGGCTGTACAGTTTCGATGCGCTGCTGGAGGGCATCGGCGACCACGACCCGGGCATACAGAGTGATACGCGCGAGGACGTCCTGGTCTACCGCTTCACCGGCGGCACCACCGGCAAGAGCAAGTGCGCCCAGTACACCCTGGACAACTGGCTGGCCTGCCGTGACGCGTTCTATGCCGAGAGCGAGCAGGCCTTCGATGCCGCAACCCGCCTGCTGCACATGGCGCCGATCAGCCATGGCTCGGGGTTGAGCCTGTTGGCGACCCTGTTCCGCGGCGGTTGCACGCTCACCCAGAACGCCCCGGACCTGGCCCTGTGGTGCCGCAACATCGAGGCCGAACGGGTGACGGTCGGCTCGCTGGTGCCGACCCTGTTGTATCGCCTGCTGGACCTGCCGGCCGCCACCGATCATGACCTCTCCAGTCTGCAGACCGTCTACTACGGCGCTGCGCCCATGAGCCCGAGCAGGCTTGCGCAGTTGCAACAACGCTTTGGCAACCTCTTTGTGCAGATCTACGGCGCCACCGAGTGCCTGCAGCCGGTCGCGACCCTGGGCAAAGCCGACCACTTGCTGGCCAGCGAAGCGGGCCGGCTGGCGTCGGCCGGCCGGGTGGCGCCAGGGGTCGAGGTGATGATCGTCGACGAGCACGGCTTTGAGCTCGACGCGGGCGGCACGGGCGAAGTGTGGCTGCGCAGCCGGGCCACCATCGGCGGCTACCACGGCAACCCCGAAGCGACCGCGGCCGAGTTCACCGAGGGCTTCTGGAAGTCGGGTGACCTGGGCTACATCGACGAGCAGGGGTATCTGTTCATCGTCGATCGCAAGAAAGACATGATCATCACCGGCGGCTTCAACGTCTATGCGGTCGAGGTGGAGGCGGCGCTCAATGCCCATCCGGACGTGGCGCTGTCGGCTGTGGTGGGCATTCCCCACGCGCAATGGGGCGAGGCGGTGCATGCCGAAGTGGTGGCCAGGGCTGGTACGCAACCTTCGCTGGAGGCGCTGATCGAGCACGTCAAGGCCCGGCTGGGACGTTTCAAGGCGCCCAAGTCGGTGGTGCTGGTCAATGAGCTGCCGATCAGCCCGGTGGGCAAGGTGCTGCGCCGCCAGGTGCGTGACAAGTACTGGAAGGATCAGGCCAGGTCGGTTTCCTGA
- a CDS encoding MaoC/PaaZ C-terminal domain-containing protein gives MNLSRLRDVQIGYELPPLVLPAVNRTTLALYAGASGDHNQVHIDLDFARKARQPDVFAHGMLSVAYLGRLLTGWVPQQQIRSLAVRFTGITHLGHVPTCHGTVIDLIEVEGERRARLAIRCVNQYGDEKLVGEATVALT, from the coding sequence ATGAATCTATCCCGGTTGCGTGACGTGCAGATCGGCTACGAGCTGCCGCCCCTGGTCCTGCCTGCTGTCAATCGCACCACGCTGGCGCTGTATGCGGGGGCGTCGGGGGATCACAACCAGGTCCACATCGACCTGGATTTCGCCCGCAAGGCCCGCCAGCCCGATGTGTTCGCCCACGGCATGCTCTCGGTGGCCTACCTCGGCCGCCTGCTCACCGGCTGGGTGCCGCAACAGCAGATCCGCAGCCTGGCGGTGCGCTTCACCGGCATCACCCATCTGGGGCATGTCCCCACCTGCCACGGCACGGTCATTGACCTGATCGAGGTCGAGGGTGAACGGCGCGCGCGCCTGGCGATTCGCTGCGTCAATCAATACGGCGACGAAAAACTGGTCGGCGAAGCCACCGTGGCACTGACCTGA
- a CDS encoding MaoC family dehydratase N-terminal domain-containing protein, which yields MADKSLIGRSLGVTHCEVEKGRLRFFAKTIGETDPVYTDEDAARQAGHRSLPVPPSFLMCLEAEGRDSDHIVQDIFGFDLGRILHAEQGFDYHALAYAGDVLTFDTRVVDVYEKKGGALTFVVQQTRVTNQEGRHIADIRSSLVQR from the coding sequence ATGGCAGACAAAAGTTTGATCGGCCGATCATTGGGCGTGACCCACTGCGAAGTGGAGAAGGGTCGTTTGCGTTTCTTTGCCAAGACCATCGGCGAGACCGACCCGGTGTACACCGATGAAGACGCCGCGCGACAAGCCGGGCACCGCTCATTGCCGGTACCGCCCAGCTTCCTGATGTGCCTGGAAGCCGAGGGGCGCGACAGCGACCATATCGTCCAGGATATTTTCGGCTTCGACCTGGGGCGCATCCTGCACGCCGAGCAGGGTTTCGACTATCACGCGCTGGCCTATGCCGGCGACGTGCTCACCTTCGATACCCGGGTGGTGGATGTCTACGAGAAAAAAGGCGGGGCGCTGACCTTCGTGGTGCAACAGACCCGCGTCACCAACCAGGAAGGTCGGCACATCGCCGACATCCGTTCATCACTCGTGCAGCGCTGA
- a CDS encoding wax ester/triacylglycerol synthase family O-acyltransferase has translation MSKLSGQDALFLNVDRPHAASHCTMIYIYDQSTVEGQRLGFRQIVQHICERLDVSPVFKRKIVQVPFGLGYPYWVEDDLFDIDFHVRHFALPKPGDWRQFCIMVSRIHARSVDLSRAPWEMYVIEGLDNIEGIPKGSFAILTKSHHAAMDGAAAAELTWALHDLAGAQGKPVAVVDKKPAPASVPLRWRPLDTVSRMLTDNITASARMARPLVRVLPKLTVASLRKVAHTVLGREGGAPRTRFNSNVVSSRVWDSVTLELAVVKQIKNLVPGATVNDAVLALVGGAMRRYLMAKDELPEKSCVTLAPVNTRQGNESVAAGNTVSMLTFPLGTDIEDPLARLQALQAATSQSKAIQNAVGASDLTNLQKFAPPATLGLAGRLATLMGMGGKGPVVLHNCMVTNVPGPNVPLYMLGAKLVYWCGVGPLVDGLSLIWNPTSYCDKMFISLTSSPNVVPDQDFLAQCLRDSYEEMQALANAAAQTLPKAAKPRRAGRRAAAPTPDDSQTL, from the coding sequence ATGAGCAAACTGAGCGGGCAAGACGCCCTGTTCCTGAACGTCGATCGTCCCCATGCCGCGTCGCACTGCACCATGATCTACATCTACGACCAGTCCACGGTCGAGGGGCAACGCCTGGGCTTTCGGCAGATCGTCCAGCATATCTGCGAGCGTCTGGACGTCTCGCCGGTGTTCAAGCGCAAGATCGTCCAGGTGCCCTTCGGCCTGGGCTACCCCTACTGGGTGGAGGATGACCTGTTCGACATCGACTTCCACGTTCGCCATTTCGCCCTCCCCAAGCCCGGCGACTGGCGCCAGTTCTGCATCATGGTGTCGCGCATCCATGCCCGCTCCGTGGATCTGTCCCGGGCGCCCTGGGAGATGTACGTGATCGAGGGCCTGGACAACATCGAAGGCATCCCCAAGGGCAGCTTCGCCATCCTCACCAAGTCTCACCATGCCGCCATGGACGGCGCCGCCGCGGCCGAACTGACCTGGGCCCTGCATGATCTGGCCGGCGCCCAGGGCAAGCCGGTTGCCGTGGTGGACAAAAAGCCCGCGCCGGCGAGCGTGCCGCTGCGCTGGCGCCCGCTGGACACCGTCAGCCGTATGCTCACCGACAACATCACCGCCTCCGCCCGCATGGCCAGGCCCCTGGTGCGGGTGCTGCCCAAGCTCACCGTGGCCAGCCTGCGCAAAGTGGCGCATACGGTGCTGGGCCGCGAAGGCGGCGCACCGCGCACCCGCTTCAACAGCAACGTGGTGTCCAGCCGGGTCTGGGATTCGGTCACACTCGAGCTGGCCGTGGTGAAACAGATCAAGAACCTGGTACCGGGCGCGACGGTCAACGATGCGGTCCTCGCTCTGGTCGGCGGGGCGATGCGTCGCTACCTGATGGCCAAGGATGAACTGCCCGAGAAGTCATGCGTGACCCTGGCACCGGTCAACACCCGCCAGGGCAATGAATCCGTCGCCGCCGGCAATACGGTGTCGATGCTCACCTTCCCATTGGGCACCGACATCGAGGACCCGCTGGCCCGCTTGCAGGCGCTGCAGGCCGCCACTTCGCAATCCAAGGCAATCCAGAATGCGGTAGGCGCGAGCGACCTGACCAACCTGCAAAAATTCGCGCCTCCGGCCACCCTGGGCCTGGCCGGGCGCCTCGCGACGCTGATGGGGATGGGCGGCAAGGGCCCGGTGGTGCTGCACAACTGCATGGTGACCAACGTCCCGGGCCCCAACGTGCCGCTCTACATGCTCGGCGCCAAGCTGGTGTACTGGTGCGGCGTGGGCCCGCTGGTGGATGGCCTGTCGCTGATCTGGAACCCCACCAGCTACTGCGACAAGATGTTCATCTCACTGACCAGCTCACCCAACGTCGTTCCCGACCAGGATTTCCTTGCGCAGTGCCTCAGGGATTCCTATGAGGAAATGCAGGCGCTGGCCAACGCCGCCGCGCAGACGCTGCCCAAGGCGGCGAAACCGCGTCGTGCCGGCCGACGCGCTGCCGCACCCACGCCCGACGACAGTCAGACGCTCTAG
- a CDS encoding DUF1302 domain-containing protein, giving the protein MSSRRQWPSTTLPIELRPHLLALAVGLGTCTGANALDFQIGEIEGQFDSSLSVGSSWAVRGPDPTFINAGNTLGLRGESATRTADDNRQNFKKGETFSKIFKGVHDLELKYRDSGVFVRGKYWYDFELKDEHRLFYDIDDSGREDLAKSSGAEFLDAFVYHNYSIGELPGNVRLGKQVVSWGESTFIGNSINSINPIDVAALRRPGAEVKEGLIPVNMLYVSQGLSENLTVEGFYQITWANSVVDNCGTFFGSDPLPQGCNDRLVFAGPDLAPGVANNTATAAQILGGRVVDDVYMPRVKDNDPRDSGQFGIALRWFAPQLHDTEFGFYAMNYHSRNPYLSFKQTTVAPITAAQVGALPAAARPLGVAQNQFDRVRAARYFIDYPEDIRLYGLSFQTTVGETSVGGELSYRPNMPLQINTADLNLAAIQSTDTDLRTQTSPLFTSGETAQALGGDLPGYKRMPVMQAQVTATQFFDQVLGASRLTLIGEVGYNRINGLGSADGTDVRFGRSPVYGAGEFPGSQNASVCATATNPQLECNSHGFYTTDSWGYRMRAKLDYTNVVAGINLSPNLAWSHDVDGWGPNFEEGAKAVSVGVDADYLSTYTASLSYTDFFGGQFNTTTDRDYVSLSFGVNF; this is encoded by the coding sequence ATGAGCTCCCGACGCCAGTGGCCCTCAACCACCTTGCCCATCGAACTGCGCCCTCACCTGCTGGCCCTGGCCGTGGGCCTTGGGACGTGCACCGGTGCCAATGCCCTCGACTTCCAGATCGGCGAGATCGAAGGGCAGTTCGATTCGTCCCTCTCCGTTGGTTCCAGTTGGGCGGTACGCGGACCGGACCCCACCTTCATCAACGCCGGCAACACCCTGGGCCTTCGCGGTGAGTCGGCTACCCGCACGGCGGATGACAACCGGCAGAACTTCAAGAAGGGCGAAACCTTCTCGAAGATCTTCAAGGGCGTGCATGACCTTGAACTCAAGTACCGTGACAGCGGCGTGTTCGTGCGCGGCAAGTACTGGTACGACTTCGAGCTCAAGGACGAACACCGCCTGTTCTATGACATCGACGACAGTGGCCGCGAAGACCTGGCCAAGTCGTCCGGCGCCGAATTCCTCGACGCATTCGTCTATCACAACTACAGCATCGGCGAGTTGCCGGGCAACGTGCGCCTGGGCAAGCAGGTGGTGAGCTGGGGCGAGAGCACCTTCATCGGCAACTCGATCAACAGCATCAACCCCATCGACGTGGCCGCCCTGCGCCGCCCCGGTGCCGAAGTGAAGGAAGGCCTGATTCCGGTCAACATGCTCTATGTCTCCCAGGGCCTGTCGGAGAACCTCACCGTCGAAGGCTTCTATCAGATCACCTGGGCCAACTCGGTGGTCGACAACTGCGGCACCTTCTTCGGTTCCGACCCCCTGCCCCAGGGCTGCAACGATCGCCTGGTGTTCGCCGGCCCCGACCTGGCGCCGGGCGTGGCCAACAACACCGCCACCGCCGCGCAGATTCTTGGCGGGCGCGTGGTGGATGATGTGTACATGCCGCGGGTCAAGGACAACGACCCACGCGACAGCGGCCAGTTCGGTATCGCCTTGCGCTGGTTCGCACCGCAGCTGCACGACACCGAGTTCGGCTTCTATGCCATGAACTACCACAGCCGCAACCCGTACCTGAGCTTCAAGCAAACCACCGTCGCGCCCATCACCGCGGCCCAGGTCGGCGCCCTGCCTGCCGCGGCGCGTCCCCTCGGCGTGGCCCAGAACCAGTTCGACCGGGTGCGTGCCGCCCGTTACTTCATCGACTACCCCGAGGACATCCGCCTGTACGGGTTGAGCTTCCAGACCACGGTGGGCGAAACCTCCGTGGGTGGCGAACTGAGCTACCGCCCCAACATGCCGCTGCAAATCAACACCGCCGACCTGAACCTGGCGGCCATTCAGTCCACCGACACCGACTTGCGCACCCAGACCTCGCCGCTGTTCACCTCTGGCGAAACGGCGCAAGCCCTGGGCGGTGACCTGCCGGGCTACAAACGCATGCCGGTGATGCAGGCGCAGGTGACTGCCACGCAGTTCTTCGACCAGGTACTGGGCGCCAGCCGCCTGACGCTGATAGGCGAAGTGGGCTACAACCGCATCAACGGCCTGGGCTCGGCCGACGGCACCGACGTGCGCTTCGGCCGCAGCCCGGTCTACGGCGCCGGCGAGTTTCCGGGCAGCCAGAACGCAAGCGTCTGCGCCACCGCCACCAACCCGCAACTGGAGTGCAACAGCCACGGCTTCTACACCACCGACTCCTGGGGTTATCGGATGCGGGCCAAGCTGGACTACACCAACGTCGTCGCCGGTATCAACCTTTCTCCGAACCTGGCCTGGTCCCACGACGTGGACGGCTGGGGGCCGAACTTCGAGGAAGGCGCCAAAGCCGTCAGCGTTGGCGTGGATGCCGACTACCTCTCCACCTACACCGCAAGCCTGAGCTACACGGACTTCTTTGGCGGCCAATTCAATACCACCACCGACCGGGACTACGTCTCGCTCAGCTTCGGCGTCAACTTCTGA
- a CDS encoding DUF2889 domain-containing protein, which yields MAVPISGHPKRRLLHTRKVVCSGYEREDGLFDIEGCLLDTKGIATQFVYNTVPADGVLHYMRITMTLDLNMEIRQLTAVTEKAPTPVCGQVNRAYAALVGLRIGPGFKQRVAERVGGLKGCTHLTEMLGPMATTAIQTLAPVMQKRLRERAATDPDFKMPDHWVIGTCHAYHPDGDAARRVNEWRPGNDAGAHNPHEAPDEDELRTHLRPARPSLRRS from the coding sequence ATGGCAGTGCCCATTTCCGGTCATCCCAAGCGACGCCTGCTGCACACCCGCAAGGTGGTCTGCAGCGGTTATGAGCGCGAGGATGGCCTGTTCGATATCGAAGGATGCCTGCTCGATACCAAAGGCATCGCCACCCAGTTTGTCTACAACACGGTTCCCGCCGATGGTGTGCTGCATTACATGCGCATCACCATGACCCTCGACCTGAACATGGAAATCCGCCAGCTCACCGCCGTTACCGAAAAGGCGCCCACACCGGTGTGCGGTCAGGTCAACCGGGCCTACGCGGCATTGGTGGGGCTGCGCATCGGCCCTGGCTTCAAGCAGCGGGTCGCAGAACGTGTCGGCGGATTGAAGGGCTGTACCCACCTCACCGAAATGCTCGGGCCGATGGCAACCACCGCCATCCAGACCCTGGCCCCCGTGATGCAAAAGCGCCTGCGCGAGCGTGCCGCGACTGATCCGGATTTCAAGATGCCGGATCACTGGGTGATTGGCACCTGCCATGCCTACCACCCCGATGGCGACGCCGCGCGCCGCGTCAACGAGTGGCGTCCCGGCAATGACGCCGGGGCTCATAACCCGCATGAGGCCCCTGATGAAGATGAACTTCGCACGCACCTTCGCCCAGCTCGCCCTTCGCTACGGCGATCATGA